The genomic segment aaattgtataaatatatttttattttaaaagttaatttatttgtttgttttaaacgatcaaataaataaatttttatgtttaacaattgtaaaattatgGATAATTTTGTAGTTTTGATTAaactataatttatttagtacagtaatttaaaaaatgtattaacataattttatatatgtatataaaaattatatacaataaaatacaaaaatattgcaatagatatattacaatgaagttttattatataaaaaatttttatatcaataattaattttttttaatattaagtGATAcacaaaaatattgatatcaaagtataattattattttaaaatcttttccTAATATCACTATCAGTTTGACTTATTGAATCATATTCTAAAGCCTCATTTTCATTACCAGAAATAGCATTAGATGATACCacattttcaattttatctaTATCTTCAGATGATAATTCTATATCTGATAATCCATTAAAAACAACTTGTGCAATGACTGCTGCATTTCTATCTACAAGTgcggaatattttttatataattcaaatcttgataatgtaatattccatttaaataatataaaacatattaatCCTACAGCTAAACAAGCTAAACCTACACGTGCTATTTCAAATTCAGTTACAATTGTATATATTGTTAATGTACCacaaattaaaacaaatactATATGCATAATTATTGGCATTCTTGTAGCATTTGGATGAACTGGTATATGAAAAAatctaatatataataaagctATCATTGTAGTTCCACGTTGAGACCATTGACAAAAAGATACATAATTAATAAGTTGATCTAAATCACCAacaaatgatataataattgcAAGAATAACATGAACTAAAATTGCGACTCTTGGTGAATcatgtataaaatttgtacATGCTATAAAACTTGGTAAAGCTCTTTTTCTTGATGCTGATTGTAAATATCTAGAAGCAGAAAATATTGTACTATTCATTGAACCAATAAGTACAATACTAATAAGAAATGGTACAGCATATTGAAAATCTCCTAAAGTTCTTTGGGCAAATGTTGTTGCAACAGCTGTTGAATCTAATATTTCATCTATTGTTAAAACAGAAAAATATGCaatatttaaacaaacaTATATAAGTGCAATTGTAGACATTCCAAAAATAATTGCTAACGGCATTGTTCTTTTAGGATTTTCAACTTCTCCAAGTCCAAAATTAAGAATATCCCATCCATCATATGAATAAAGACCACTAAACATTGCTGTAACTAATCCACTACCAGTAATTGGTTTACCATAAAAAggatctttaaaattttcatatcctttcttaaaaattaaaaaataaaaacctgttacaataataattgatgatgtaacaatttttgatatagATGCAACTATTTGAAATCtagaaacaattttttttatagaaaaaaaatttaaaaacataagTAACCACATTAAACAAAAACCAAGTAATTTTTCAGCATAAACATAATTTCCAGTTGTACAAATACCAAAacctttaaaaatatatgtactAAATGCTAATGCTTGTACTGCTAATGTTGCtggataaataataatacaaccAACAAACATAAAAGAAAATGCTACTGGATGCCATTTAACATATgtaatatatgaaaaatcaCATCCAGATTCACGTATAGATGTACCTAATTCAACATAATTAAATGCTCCAAGAGTTGAACAAAAAGCTGATGCAATCCAAATAAGTAATGATGTTCCAatctaaataaatttaattttttaaaaaaataaaaaaaaaattataaataaaatataaacatacaGAGTTTgctgattttaaaattccagtaggtgttataaaaatacctGAACCAACAATATTACCAATAATATACGATATGGCCCCGAAAAGGCccattttattatcatttttagtcattttattttttcagaataataaaaatacaatatcaataaatttcttttaatttctaaattAAAACGATCATATAACATTcgaaaattataataataattatataataaaatttaaagtattttttctttttattcaacatttttttttccttattatttacatttttctttaactttGTTAAAAGCcttatagaatttttttttacggaagcaaaaatttgtattgtaaaaatgtttataaggATCTATTAAAActgtttaatattatatcatgATATTCAAAAGAACAcaatttgtaataaatgttcgaaaatcaaaattttttttaaatgttgttgacataagaaaaaaaaaattttttttatttaattgtaatacataaaaacatatatgtaaattaaataataacaattgtaaaatctttttaatatattttttaatcctTTTAAAGGTAAGtaataaatagaaaattatgtaacaatcatgtttaaatttatatgttattctgatttatttatatattgaaaatttaaaaaaaaaaaaatattaaaagaggtagtatattataactatatttttaagctgatttttattttattttttttgtaattattaaataaaatttgattgtaaaaatatttttttaataaaaataacattaatcaatgtaaataactttaacacatagaaaaattgttataaaataaactaaataaacaatttttataaaatcttcttatattttataaaaaaaaatttcaaaactacaaaatttatcttaacacttttaataaatatattaaaaattattagtattaaaacaagtatttttattttataacttgTTTGTTCTGAGAAACTGAATAGCATCAAagatacttttaaatttaacaaaataatcgTACAAATTCTCactaatatttaaacaataaaaaaaaacttattactttaaaaagtatGTGATTATTATACCAAAACATtgataacatatatatatttataggaAAAAATGAGTATGGtaaaattaagttttttatataatcaattaaacttaaatatccatttttatcattaaattaatatttttaataatattcataaaataaatggaagaaaattaaaataatataaaatttatatatttctttttaatagtGATAAGGAATtggatttaaaaattaaataattaaccTTATCgaaatttgataataaattgtatataGATAATTGTgtctaattttttaacataaaataaataaaaggtttatataactttttttattaaatattaaaaagttaatcttttataacataaagtattttctttatcataataaaaaaaaatttttatcataaaaaaaatatttgtgcTGTTAACAATATCCAAAAATTGTTTGATATGAATGGTATTTCAATTATATTGACTGATATAATTATGGTTAACATAAATGATATgtattaattgtaaaaaatgtttatacataaaatatagattttttattttttgtatataaatattattttacctttttaaaagtgataaaatgataaagcttaatgattgaaattttttatgaaatattatattgtaagtgatttattttgtttgattttacataataaaaattttatttttatttttaaaatataaaaatttcagtCACACTACTAACATGCctcattaattaaaaaaattttttttgtattatttttaatttataatgtattatttggtattatatacttaatcactttttaatttttcgaagattaaaacaaatatgttgttttggaaattttttaaaatattaataaaataaaaatcaaaaagaaattattttaaaaattatagataatctactttatttttatcagattaaattaacaaaatcaTACAATCTTTTATTAGTACAtgaataaacaaaattaatataataagtaCAAAGTAAGAAAAAGCAAGTACAACTTTATTTCCGCTTTTCAAGAATCTCGTTGTCAATTAAACGCTAATTAGTGATGTCTTGACAGATTTGTTATCAATTATAATTACTGCTTtgtctttttaataaaatttttattattgctataaaatattttatataataaaaattgtatataa from the Strongyloides ratti genome assembly S_ratti_ED321, chromosome : X genome contains:
- a CDS encoding Amino acid/polyamine transporter I family-containing protein; the protein is MTKNDNKMGLFGAISYIIGNIVGSGIFITPTGILKSANSIGTSLLIWIASAFCSTLGAFNYVELGTSIRESGCDFSYITYVKWHPVAFSFMFVGCIIIYPATLAVQALAFSTYIFKGFGICTTGNYVYAEKLLGFCLMWLLMFLNFFSIKKIVSRFQIVASISKIVTSSIIIVTGFYFLIFKKGYENFKDPFYGKPITGSGLVTAMFSGLYSYDGWDILNFGLGEVENPKRTMPLAIIFGMSTIALIYVCLNIAYFSVLTIDEILDSTAVATTFAQRTLGDFQYAVPFLISIVLIGSMNSTIFSASRYLQSASRKRALPSFIACTNFIHDSPRVAILVHVILAIIISFVGDLDQLINYVSFCQWSQRGTTMIALLYIRFFHIPVHPNATRMPIIMHIVFVLICGTLTIYTIVTEFEIARVGLACLAVGLICFILFKWNITLSRFELYKKYSALVDRNAAVIAQVVFNGLSDIELSSEDIDKIENVVSSNAISGNENEALEYDSISQTDSDIRKRF